In a single window of the Leptospira barantonii genome:
- a CDS encoding heme-binding domain-containing protein → MKKKILLSFAAAILLLQFLPLKPPEGKNQNEIQTSDEVKKILKKSCYDCHSDLTVWPWYSKIFPVNAYLFHHVDEGKAELNFSQWGELSKKEKSNKGDSILETLEEGEMPPSDYVLLHPSAKITKEELEVLKNWIHDLEEEYQKE, encoded by the coding sequence ATGAAAAAGAAAATTCTCCTCTCGTTCGCCGCGGCGATATTGCTTCTTCAATTCCTTCCTCTCAAACCGCCCGAAGGAAAGAATCAAAACGAAATCCAGACCTCGGACGAAGTCAAAAAGATATTGAAGAAATCCTGTTACGATTGTCATTCCGATCTTACCGTCTGGCCCTGGTATTCCAAAATTTTTCCGGTAAACGCGTATCTTTTTCACCACGTCGACGAGGGAAAGGCGGAACTCAATTTTTCACAATGGGGAGAATTGTCCAAAAAGGAAAAATCCAACAAGGGCGATTCCATTTTAGAAACTCTGGAAGAAGGCGAAATGCCTCCGAGCGACTACGTTCTTTTACATCCCTCCGCTAAGATTACCAAGGAAGAATTGGAAGTTTTAAAAAACTGGATTCATGATTTGGAAGAAGAGTATCAGAAAGAATAA
- the argH gene encoding argininosuccinate lyase produces the protein MTGKEKKLWGGRFQEKASSIMERIGESVSFDHKLYREDIQGSIAHARMLKQIGILNAEELSKIETSLAQIKTELEEGKLEFKSELEDIHMHIESRLTELIGETGKKLHTARSRNDQVTQDVRLYILNQGKGILRSIVNLRISLYEKAQQSVDVIIPGYTHLQVAQPIRASQYLLSWFWALERDQEFLRFALKASGELALGSGAMAGVNYPTDREFLKKELGLSKVSPNSMDGVSSRDHILQFLFASSQLMIHASRICEDIILYSSQEFGILRLPDSLTTGSSIMPQKKNPDIAELIRGKAGRVIGNLNHLLVMLKGLPSTYNRDLQEDKLALFDSIETVQISLEGIREMIEGWVWVPERAESSLKNGFATATDLADFLVNEKKIPFRTSHELVGKLVGVCVEQKKTLFDLAEADRISISEHFAGKEYENAVSLSLSADKKISYGGTSKQRQEEQLKIALESLKEAETLFL, from the coding sequence ATGACAGGCAAAGAAAAAAAACTCTGGGGCGGAAGATTTCAGGAAAAGGCTTCTTCCATTATGGAACGGATCGGAGAATCCGTTTCCTTCGATCATAAACTCTACCGGGAAGACATTCAGGGAAGTATCGCTCACGCGAGAATGTTGAAACAAATCGGCATCTTAAACGCGGAAGAATTGTCCAAAATTGAAACCTCTCTTGCTCAAATCAAAACCGAACTTGAAGAAGGAAAACTTGAATTCAAATCGGAACTCGAAGACATTCACATGCACATCGAATCCAGATTGACCGAGCTCATCGGAGAAACCGGAAAAAAATTACATACCGCTCGATCCAGAAACGATCAAGTCACTCAGGACGTACGTCTTTATATTCTCAATCAAGGAAAGGGAATTCTAAGATCGATCGTAAACTTAAGAATTTCTTTATATGAAAAAGCCCAACAAAGCGTGGACGTGATCATTCCGGGTTACACACATTTGCAGGTCGCACAACCGATCCGTGCTTCTCAATATCTTCTTTCCTGGTTTTGGGCCTTGGAAAGAGATCAGGAATTTTTGCGTTTTGCGCTCAAGGCCTCGGGAGAATTGGCCCTCGGTTCGGGTGCGATGGCGGGCGTTAACTATCCGACCGATCGAGAGTTCCTCAAAAAAGAATTAGGACTTTCTAAAGTATCTCCGAACTCCATGGACGGGGTTTCGAGTCGGGATCATATTCTACAATTCTTATTCGCTTCCTCACAGTTGATGATCCACGCGTCTCGGATCTGCGAGGATATTATTCTTTATTCTTCCCAGGAATTCGGAATTCTTCGTTTGCCGGATTCGTTGACCACGGGTTCTTCCATCATGCCTCAGAAAAAAAATCCGGACATCGCGGAACTCATTCGAGGCAAAGCGGGAAGGGTGATCGGAAACTTGAATCATCTTCTCGTGATGCTCAAGGGGTTGCCTTCGACTTACAACCGGGATCTGCAAGAAGACAAGTTAGCTCTCTTTGATTCGATCGAAACCGTACAGATCAGTTTGGAAGGAATTCGGGAAATGATCGAAGGTTGGGTTTGGGTTCCCGAAAGAGCGGAATCTTCCCTGAAAAACGGATTTGCTACGGCCACGGATCTCGCGGACTTTCTCGTAAACGAAAAGAAAATTCCGTTTCGAACCTCGCACGAACTCGTAGGCAAGCTCGTCGGGGTTTGTGTGGAACAAAAAAAGACCTTGTTTGATTTGGCGGAAGCCGATCGAATTTCGATTTCGGAACACTTTGCAGGAAAGGAATACGAGAACGCGGTTTCTCTTTCCCTTTCCGCGGACAAAAAAATCTCTTACGGAGGAACTTCTAAACAAAGACAGGAAGAGCAGTTAAAAATTGCGCTGGAATCTTTGAAGGAAGCTGAAACATTGTTTTTATGA
- a CDS encoding peptidylprolyl isomerase yields MRIISGLFILISFFACNRNPFAQSKYQPEVYTPSSVVVPRPDTAVIPLPDKPAVYAIFLTTQGNMAVELFDKDAPKTVQNFVDLAQGEKEFLTRNGQKVKKPFYDGLTFHRVIENFMIQGGCPNGDGTGGPGYRFDDEINGKSLGLDKIQAGQAPYYQYQLQRAVANELQIKNREEAESKRELIEKAFEDAKKLSVLEILFRTGYKYNETLNSHRAIKGSLAMANAGPNTNGSQFFINQVETPHLDGLHTVFGQLVSGADVVDRIVKAGNSKTVIKKVLIVDKRTAVAPAQ; encoded by the coding sequence ATGAGAATCATTTCGGGACTTTTTATCCTTATTTCTTTTTTCGCGTGCAATCGAAATCCGTTTGCTCAAAGCAAATACCAACCGGAAGTTTATACACCTTCTTCTGTGGTTGTTCCTCGTCCGGATACTGCGGTGATTCCTTTACCGGATAAACCTGCGGTTTACGCGATCTTCTTAACCACACAAGGAAACATGGCCGTTGAACTTTTCGACAAAGACGCTCCGAAAACGGTTCAGAACTTCGTCGATCTCGCTCAAGGTGAAAAAGAATTCTTAACTCGCAACGGACAAAAGGTGAAAAAACCTTTTTATGACGGACTTACGTTTCATCGAGTCATCGAAAACTTTATGATCCAAGGCGGTTGTCCGAACGGAGACGGAACCGGCGGACCGGGTTATCGTTTTGACGACGAGATCAACGGAAAGTCCCTCGGACTCGATAAGATCCAAGCCGGACAAGCTCCTTACTATCAATACCAACTGCAAAGAGCGGTCGCCAATGAACTTCAAATCAAAAATAGAGAAGAGGCCGAGTCGAAACGCGAGCTGATCGAAAAGGCTTTCGAAGACGCGAAGAAATTATCCGTTCTCGAAATTCTTTTTAGAACCGGATACAAATACAATGAAACTCTAAACTCTCATAGAGCGATCAAAGGATCCCTTGCAATGGCGAACGCGGGACCGAACACGAACGGTTCTCAATTCTTCATCAACCAAGTGGAGACCCCGCATTTGGACGGACTTCATACGGTATTCGGACAACTCGTATCTGGAGCCGACGTCGTAGATAGGATCGTAAAAGCCGGTAATTCAAAAACGGTCATCAAAAAAGTTCTCATCGTGGACAAAAGAACGGCGGTAGCACCGGCGCAATGA
- the fliM gene encoding flagellar motor switch protein FliM, protein MTEILSQDEIDALLSAISSGEVNESDYASVSEQKKVKIYDFKRPDKFSKDQIRTLQMMHETFARLATTGLSAQLRALVSVHVASVDQLTYEEFIRSIPNPTTLAVINMDPLRGSAILEIDPSISFTIIDRLFGGKGEQAKISRELSEIEMSVMEGIIVRILGNMRESWSTVIDLRPRLGNIETNPQFAQVVPPNDMVVLITLETKIGEVEGMTNLCIPYITIEPIINKLSAQYWYSSIRKGELDENRAVIQERLDQVAIPLIAEVGSVDVSINDFMNLSVGDVVKLENTSTRSEMIVKVGERKKFKCLPGRVGSRLAIQIGDRVEDIPDELLGSTRSEQEY, encoded by the coding sequence ATGACAGAGATTTTATCGCAGGATGAAATTGACGCGCTACTCAGCGCCATCAGTTCCGGAGAAGTAAACGAATCGGATTACGCGTCCGTTTCCGAACAAAAGAAAGTAAAGATCTACGACTTCAAACGTCCGGATAAATTTTCAAAAGACCAGATTCGTACCTTGCAGATGATGCACGAAACATTCGCACGTTTGGCGACCACGGGTTTATCGGCTCAGCTTCGAGCGCTCGTTTCGGTTCACGTTGCTTCGGTGGATCAGTTGACATACGAAGAATTCATTCGTTCGATCCCGAACCCGACCACACTTGCGGTCATCAATATGGACCCTCTGCGTGGTTCCGCAATTTTAGAAATCGACCCTTCGATTTCGTTTACGATCATCGATCGTTTGTTTGGTGGTAAAGGAGAACAGGCAAAGATCTCCAGAGAACTTTCAGAGATCGAGATGAGCGTTATGGAAGGGATCATTGTAAGAATTCTCGGGAACATGCGAGAATCCTGGTCCACTGTAATCGACTTAAGACCGAGACTCGGGAACATCGAAACGAATCCTCAGTTCGCTCAGGTCGTTCCTCCCAATGACATGGTGGTTTTGATCACACTGGAAACCAAGATCGGTGAGGTGGAAGGAATGACGAACCTGTGTATTCCTTACATCACGATCGAACCGATCATCAACAAGTTATCCGCTCAATACTGGTATTCTTCGATTCGGAAAGGGGAACTCGACGAGAACCGCGCTGTGATCCAAGAACGACTCGATCAGGTTGCGATTCCTTTGATCGCGGAAGTGGGTTCTGTGGACGTTTCCATCAACGACTTTATGAATCTTTCCGTAGGCGACGTCGTAAAACTCGAGAACACTTCCACAAGATCCGAGATGATCGTAAAAGTTGGAGAAAGAAAGAAGTTCAAATGTCTACCGGGAAGAGTGGGAAGCAGACTTGCGATTCAAATCGGGGATCGAGTGGAAGACATTCCGGACGAACTCTTGGGCTCCACACGTTCCGAACAGGAATATTGA
- a CDS encoding ferredoxin — translation MATKIAYVDKDNCTSCNQCADNLPKYFQMDDNDTSETHIGGESVNQAPIPEEDWKIVQKEMDECPGECIQWKK, via the coding sequence ATGGCGACTAAAATTGCGTATGTAGATAAGGATAACTGCACGTCCTGCAATCAGTGTGCGGACAATCTTCCGAAATACTTTCAAATGGATGACAATGATACTTCGGAAACTCATATCGGAGGAGAATCGGTAAACCAAGCTCCGATTCCGGAAGAAGACTGGAAGATCGTTCAGAAAGAAATGGACGAATGCCCGGGCGAATGTATCCAGTGGAAAAAATAA
- the lsa33 gene encoding surface adhesin Lsa33 codes for MIQKGLCLALIVLFAIDCGKSKKEDLQGGVFTFIKGTVKLSDKTGKEKKVGLSEFILPEDKIETTKDSYADIQLMDGVVIRIKENTSLTLNKIYVDSKNAEIYSDISLNKGKIFSKVGTKLSKSSGFKVTTPTSTAAVRGTDFQVEVEGNKTETLVSDGAVEVTDNDNPDQTNTADAGEKVVSDGKNQKEEKLSDEELKELQEDSATVQSVTEEQRQRIEEILKDFKENKERILQGLEDQKQRNQELINSTKEENRRMIDEVKESGKAEKEAIKNAADEEKKNIKAGIDKDKEALENSRKSLKDQVKPQ; via the coding sequence ATGATTCAAAAAGGTTTGTGCCTTGCATTGATCGTCTTATTCGCAATCGACTGTGGAAAATCCAAAAAAGAAGACCTCCAGGGCGGGGTTTTTACCTTTATCAAAGGAACCGTTAAACTTTCGGATAAAACCGGAAAAGAAAAGAAAGTAGGCCTTTCGGAGTTCATTCTTCCCGAGGATAAAATCGAAACGACTAAGGATTCTTATGCGGATATCCAATTGATGGACGGGGTTGTCATTCGTATTAAGGAAAATACGAGCCTAACCCTGAACAAGATTTATGTGGATTCTAAAAACGCGGAGATCTATTCGGATATCAGCTTAAACAAAGGAAAGATCTTTTCCAAAGTCGGAACCAAGCTGAGCAAGTCTTCCGGATTTAAGGTAACAACTCCTACGTCCACGGCGGCGGTTCGCGGAACGGATTTCCAAGTGGAAGTGGAAGGAAACAAAACCGAAACTTTAGTTTCCGACGGAGCGGTTGAAGTTACCGACAACGATAACCCGGATCAAACGAACACCGCAGACGCCGGTGAAAAAGTGGTTTCCGACGGTAAGAATCAGAAAGAGGAAAAACTTTCCGACGAAGAACTGAAAGAACTTCAAGAAGACTCCGCTACCGTTCAATCCGTTACGGAAGAACAAAGACAAAGAATCGAAGAAATTCTAAAAGACTTCAAAGAGAACAAGGAAAGAATTCTTCAAGGTCTGGAAGATCAAAAACAAAGAAACCAAGAATTGATCAATTCTACGAAAGAAGAAAACCGTAGAATGATCGACGAAGTGAAAGAGTCCGGCAAGGCTGAAAAAGAAGCCATCAAAAACGCCGCAGACGAAGAAAAGAAAAACATCAAGGCCGGTATCGACAAGGATAAGGAAGCTCTTGAAAATTCCAGAAAGTCTCTCAAAGATCAGGTGAAACCTCAGTAA
- a CDS encoding SemiSWEET transporter, producing MDSITFLGYIASLLTTVSFLPQLIRIVMGGSTKDISRNMYVVFVTGVVLWFIYGCLKQDFPIILANIFTFIFTSIILYFKVRNDAKGE from the coding sequence ATGGACTCTATTACGTTTTTAGGTTATATCGCTTCACTTCTTACAACGGTTTCATTTTTGCCTCAGCTCATTCGAATCGTCATGGGCGGGAGCACGAAGGATATTTCGAGAAACATGTATGTTGTGTTCGTTACCGGCGTCGTCCTTTGGTTTATCTACGGATGTTTGAAACAGGATTTTCCGATCATTCTCGCGAACATTTTCACGTTCATATTCACTTCGATCATTCTTTATTTTAAAGTGAGAAACGACGCTAAAGGAGAATAG
- the queF gene encoding preQ(1) synthase has translation METNHPETYDGRQDHIPSLKTPEIESFTNVYEGKDYTIDFTVPEFTAVCPKTGLPDFGVIYVSYIPTQRCIELKSFKEYILSYRNVGIFHEFLVNKIMEDLISSIDPKYLKVIGDYNARGGIKTVVSREYKKA, from the coding sequence ATGGAAACGAATCATCCAGAGACTTACGACGGAAGACAGGATCATATCCCTTCTCTGAAAACTCCCGAAATCGAATCTTTCACCAATGTTTACGAGGGAAAGGATTATACAATCGATTTTACGGTTCCAGAGTTTACGGCGGTTTGTCCGAAGACCGGGCTTCCCGATTTCGGAGTCATTTACGTTTCCTACATTCCAACCCAACGTTGTATCGAACTCAAGTCCTTCAAAGAATACATTCTCAGTTATAGAAACGTCGGAATCTTTCATGAATTTTTGGTCAATAAGATCATGGAAGATCTAATCTCCTCGATCGATCCGAAATATCTCAAAGTCATCGGAGATTACAATGCGAGAGGCGGAATCAAAACCGTAGTCAGCCGAGAATACAAAAAGGCTTAG
- the guaA gene encoding glutamine-hydrolyzing GMP synthase: MEIQKKIAVVDFGGQYAHLIASRIRRLGAYTEILSNEEPPSNYKKYSGIILSGGPESVYEKDSPTITNQIFELGIPVLGICYGHQLIMKLLGGVVERSGTGEYGPASLELHVSNGNSLLKNFVGGEQVWMNHADEVVKLPEGFTRIASSKDCGYAVVENSSKKIFGIQFHAEVSHSEKGSVLLDNFIGICGASRTWGIDQFLKEKIKEIQETVKPDQKIFMLVSGGVDSTVSYLLLCKALGAEKVLGFLIDTGFMRKGEVLPLQEKLTSQNIHLTVRDESALFYESLKGKSDPEEKRKIVGNLFLEARDRAVKDLDLEHGDWLLGQGTIYPDTIESGGTKHSHTIKTHHNRVEAIQKLIEEGKVIEPIRDLYKDEVRDLGVLLGLEPEWVGRHPFPGPGLVVRMLAVEKKGTDEDQKAIDSYLSTQNGLEGKILPVASVGVKGDRRSYANCAVLNDIGTDWKSLDKVATHLSNQFSFINRVVLLPFEPEVKKLNFRFTGMQLDKNCSDLLREADHAVESVIRKAGLYDKIWQMPVVLLPIGEKENEKSIVLRPVESQEAMTANFFPMEPSLLQQIKTEVSKIPGIRYVFFDLTNKPPGTIEWE; the protein is encoded by the coding sequence ATGGAAATCCAAAAGAAAATTGCCGTAGTAGATTTTGGTGGGCAATACGCTCACTTGATTGCGTCCAGAATCCGAAGACTCGGAGCTTATACGGAAATTCTCTCCAACGAAGAACCTCCTTCCAATTATAAAAAGTATTCCGGCATCATTCTTTCCGGCGGACCCGAAAGCGTTTACGAAAAGGATTCTCCGACGATCACGAATCAAATCTTCGAACTCGGAATTCCGGTTCTCGGAATCTGCTACGGGCACCAACTCATCATGAAACTTTTAGGCGGAGTTGTGGAACGTTCCGGCACGGGAGAATACGGTCCCGCGTCCTTGGAGCTTCACGTTTCCAACGGAAATTCTCTCTTGAAAAATTTCGTAGGCGGCGAACAGGTTTGGATGAATCACGCCGACGAAGTCGTAAAACTTCCCGAAGGTTTTACGAGAATCGCGTCTTCTAAGGATTGCGGTTATGCGGTTGTGGAGAATTCCTCCAAAAAGATTTTCGGGATTCAGTTTCACGCGGAAGTTTCTCACAGCGAAAAGGGTTCCGTTCTTTTGGACAACTTCATCGGAATCTGCGGAGCTTCGAGAACCTGGGGAATCGATCAGTTTCTCAAGGAAAAAATCAAAGAGATTCAAGAAACGGTCAAACCGGATCAGAAAATTTTTATGCTCGTTTCGGGTGGAGTGGATTCCACGGTTTCTTATCTTCTTTTGTGTAAGGCTCTCGGCGCGGAAAAAGTTCTCGGATTTTTGATCGACACGGGTTTTATGAGAAAGGGAGAAGTTCTTCCTCTTCAAGAGAAACTAACGTCTCAAAACATTCACCTAACTGTGAGAGACGAGTCTGCATTATTTTACGAAAGTCTAAAGGGAAAATCCGATCCCGAAGAAAAAAGAAAGATCGTTGGAAATCTATTCTTAGAAGCGCGGGACCGCGCCGTAAAGGATTTGGATCTGGAACACGGGGATTGGCTTCTCGGTCAAGGAACGATTTATCCGGATACAATCGAATCCGGCGGAACCAAACATTCTCATACGATCAAAACGCATCACAACCGAGTCGAGGCCATTCAAAAACTCATCGAAGAAGGAAAGGTGATCGAACCGATCCGCGATTTGTATAAGGATGAGGTAAGAGATCTCGGAGTTCTTCTGGGTTTGGAACCGGAGTGGGTGGGTCGTCATCCTTTCCCCGGACCGGGTCTTGTGGTTCGTATGCTTGCCGTTGAAAAAAAAGGAACGGACGAGGATCAAAAGGCGATCGATTCTTATCTTTCTACTCAGAATGGATTGGAAGGAAAGATTCTCCCCGTTGCGAGCGTTGGTGTAAAAGGGGATAGAAGGTCTTATGCCAACTGTGCGGTGTTAAACGACATCGGAACGGATTGGAAAAGTTTGGATAAGGTTGCGACTCATCTTTCCAATCAATTCTCGTTTATCAATCGTGTGGTTCTTTTGCCATTCGAGCCGGAAGTTAAAAAATTGAACTTCCGATTTACGGGAATGCAATTGGATAAGAATTGTTCCGATCTTCTCCGAGAAGCGGATCACGCCGTGGAATCCGTAATTCGCAAAGCGGGTCTTTACGATAAGATCTGGCAGATGCCGGTGGTTCTTTTGCCGATCGGAGAAAAGGAGAATGAAAAGAGTATCGTTCTTCGTCCCGTGGAATCCCAGGAAGCGATGACCGCGAACTTCTTTCCGATGGAACCTTCCCTTTTACAACAGATCAAAACCGAGGTTTCCAAAATTCCGGGAATTCGATACGTATTTTTCGATTTAACGAACAAACCTCCCGGAACGATTGAGTGGGAATGA
- a CDS encoding adenylate/guanylate cyclase domain-containing protein, producing the protein MSNDLEIEEFKKQFIENQKGIEELNQKLNRKTQEVEIIQSISTEILNTLDLVLIFERIMKVMDEVFGFKHAMILMVEENCELLKVVASRGYEQSGIGATVEFGKGVIGVVAKKRKIMRMVGISTQMRYAGQIGQSMGMEEKKIELPGLKDAKSQIAIPLLVKEKLLGVFAVESEEINAFKLLDEMILSIVGNQIAVAIENAAAYHTQQQLSEAYSRFVPKELLSILSKKSILETQLADQTEGLMTVMFSDIRGFTTLSEKMTPNENFRFINDYLGMIAPLIKEHSGFIDKFIGDAIMAIFPARAEDAVEASLAMMRALKKFNQMREEQGQDPIDIGIGIHTGHLMLGIIGHENRMEGTVIGDSVNLASRIEGLTKQFQCSIIASEVTIASLKEPERFQHVFLDEVTVKGKSQAVKVYKIENPIQ; encoded by the coding sequence GTGTCAAACGACTTGGAAATCGAGGAATTCAAAAAACAGTTTATCGAAAACCAAAAAGGAATCGAGGAACTCAACCAAAAGCTGAATCGGAAAACTCAAGAAGTGGAAATCATCCAATCGATTTCCACGGAGATTCTCAACACGTTGGACCTGGTTCTGATCTTCGAAAGAATCATGAAGGTGATGGACGAGGTTTTCGGGTTCAAACACGCGATGATTCTTATGGTGGAAGAGAATTGCGAACTTCTAAAAGTCGTCGCAAGCCGAGGTTACGAACAAAGCGGGATCGGTGCGACGGTAGAATTCGGAAAAGGAGTGATCGGAGTAGTCGCGAAAAAAAGAAAGATTATGCGTATGGTGGGAATCAGCACGCAGATGCGTTATGCGGGACAGATCGGACAATCCATGGGAATGGAGGAAAAGAAGATCGAACTACCCGGCCTTAAAGACGCAAAAAGTCAAATCGCGATCCCCCTTCTCGTAAAGGAAAAACTGCTCGGTGTTTTTGCGGTGGAAAGCGAGGAGATCAACGCTTTTAAACTTCTGGACGAAATGATCTTGAGCATCGTAGGAAATCAGATCGCGGTCGCGATCGAAAACGCCGCGGCCTATCACACACAACAACAATTGTCCGAGGCCTACAGCCGATTCGTTCCAAAAGAACTTCTTTCCATACTCAGCAAGAAGTCGATTTTGGAAACCCAACTCGCGGATCAGACGGAAGGTTTGATGACGGTTATGTTTTCGGATATCCGAGGATTTACTACCCTTTCCGAAAAGATGACCCCGAACGAGAACTTTCGTTTTATCAACGACTACCTCGGGATGATTGCGCCTTTGATCAAAGAACATTCGGGTTTTATCGATAAGTTTATCGGAGACGCAATTATGGCGATCTTTCCTGCAAGAGCCGAAGACGCGGTCGAAGCCTCTCTTGCGATGATGCGCGCCTTAAAAAAATTCAATCAAATGCGGGAAGAACAAGGTCAAGATCCGATCGATATCGGAATCGGAATTCATACGGGTCATCTTATGTTGGGTATCATCGGTCACGAAAATCGTATGGAAGGAACGGTGATCGGGGACAGCGTCAATTTGGCTTCTCGAATCGAAGGTCTAACGAAACAGTTCCAATGTTCAATCATTGCGAGCGAGGTGACGATCGCTTCTTTGAAAGAACCCGAACGGTTTCAACACGTCTTTTTAGACGAGGTTACCGTTAAAGGCAAATCGCAAGCGGTGAAGGTTTACAAAATCGAAAATCCGATCCAATAA
- a CDS encoding pyridoxamine 5'-phosphate oxidase family protein: MIPENLQPCLQGIVPSIMVTSSKEGIPNATIVSQVYQVDDSHVAISNQFFGKTHTNSVENKYAMLQVLNPETLEPWIMDIYYQRTETEGDLFDAMEMQLDAIASMSGMSEIFKLKAADIFEVRSARILSEAKEA, translated from the coding sequence ATGATACCTGAAAATCTTCAACCCTGTCTGCAAGGAATCGTTCCGAGTATCATGGTTACTTCTTCCAAGGAAGGAATCCCGAACGCTACGATCGTAAGCCAAGTGTATCAAGTGGACGATTCTCACGTTGCGATCTCGAATCAATTCTTCGGTAAAACACATACGAATTCCGTGGAAAACAAATACGCGATGCTTCAAGTTCTCAATCCGGAAACGTTGGAACCTTGGATCATGGACATATACTACCAAAGAACCGAAACCGAAGGCGATCTATTCGACGCGATGGAAATGCAGTTGGACGCGATCGCTTCCATGTCCGGGATGAGCGAAATTTTCAAACTCAAGGCCGCCGATATTTTCGAGGTCCGTTCTGCGCGGATTCTTTCGGAAGCAAAGGAAGCATAA